The Bacillus sp. es.036 genomic sequence AATCTGCCCACCCTATTCTAAAATTTCCTCTTCACTCAGCAGACTCAGGTGTTAATGGATCAACTAATCAGGGTAATTACATTATGAAATGACGTGAAATATCAAACAATATCAAAACTATCACATATTTGCGAAATCACCGTCACCTCTCGTTAAAATAAGACTATAAACAAATCAAAGGGGAGAAAGGGTGACCGATTCATGGGTTACTATGATAATAATGAAACAAGAATGAAACAAACAAAAAGTGGAAGGAACTGGTTTCTTTCAAGTACGTTTGGCGCCATTGTAGGAGCATCCATCATGCTTGTTGCTGCGCCTTATGTCTCTAACACAGACCAGCCATCAACGAATCAAGACGCGGTAACAGCTAGCGGAAATGTAGAAACCTCGAATGTGGCATATAACGTGTCCTCAGATATTACTTCAGCTGTACAAAAGGCACAGGATGCAGTAGTTAGTATAACAAGCTATCAGAGCGGTGGTTTTTCTTTAGAAGATCCTTCGGGTCAATCAGGTCAAGCAGCATCGTCTGGGTCTGGAGTGATTTATAAGAATGAAGGTGGTAAGGCCTATGTTGTGACAAATAATCACGTAGTCGAAGGCGCCTCTTCGGTAGAAGTAACGTTAAGTAATGAAAAAAAGGCTGAAGCAAAGGTACTTGGAACAGATGCATTAATGGATTTAGCTGTTTTAGAAATTTATGCAAAAGATGTCGAGGCCGTCGCAGAACTTGGTTCCTCATCAAATCTTCAAACTGGAGAACCAGCCATTGCAGTCGGTAATCCATTAGGTTTCCTCGAAGGGTCTGTAACACAGGGAATTATTAGTAACCCAAGTCGTACCATTCCCGTGGATCTTGACCAAAATGGACAGCCTGATTACGAAGCAGATGTGATTCAAACGGATGCCTCAATTAATCCCGGCAATAGCGGTGGTGCATTAATTAATATAAAAGGGCAGTTGATCGGGATTAACTCTTCAAAAATTGCCGAAGAAACAGTAGAAGGTATTGGATTTGCGATTCCAATTGAGGATGCACAGCCAATCATTGAGCAGCTTGAAATGACTGGGGAAGTGAAACGTCCCGTAATGGGTGTAACGCCTGCTTCATTAGCAGAAGTGCCAACGCAATATTGGACTGGCACGCTTAATCTTCCGGAAGATGTAGAAAGTGGAGTCGTATTAATGGGAATTGCACCTAACTCACCTGCTTCGGAAGCGGGTTTAAAAGAAGGGGACGTAGTTATTAAGCTGGATGATACAGAAGTAAAAGATTCAGCTTCTCTACGGAAGTATTTATACTCGAATAAAGAAGTTGGGGACAAAATGGAAGTAACGTTCTATCGTGATGGACAACAGCAAACCGTAACAATGACATTAGCGAATCAAAATGGATTGTAAACGAAAAACCCTCTGGATTATGCATCCAGGGGGTTTTGGTTGTTAACTTGCTGTTTTGTATCAGTCAATCTTGTAAGAAGATAAAAAACTGGCGTGTCTAAAAGAGCCAGAGCCATTTTAATGACAAATTGAGAGAGAACCATCACCCATAGGTTAGGAACAGTCCCTGCAAAGGCAATTGTAATGAAAATCGTTGTATCTAAAAGCTGAGAAGTAAATGTACTTACATTATTACGTAGCCATTTATGCCTGTCAGAAGTTCGCTTCTTTAACAGAGAAAAGACGTAGACATCAACGTGTTGAGACACGAGGTACGCAGCAAGACTTGCTAGAACAAACCGGTAGTTTTGACCTAGTAATATTTCATAAGCAGCCTGGGTATCGGCTGCGAATGGTGCTACTGGAAGAAGCATACCAAGGTAGATCATGATACTTGCGAAAATCTGAGCGATAAAGCCGTACTGAACCGTTCGTTTCGCTTCTTCTTTACCGTATTTTTCGTGAATAATATCTGTGAAAAGAAACGAAAAGGCATACATCACAACGGCCGCTGGGATGACAAAGCTTCCGATCATCACCACTTTTCCTGCTAGGACGTTTGCGATCACTATCGAGGTCGCAAACAGAACATTAAACAGGACAAGATTTCGGTCGATGAATTGATTTTTCATTTTATTGCGTTGCTTTCTCACGAATGGCTGTCGTTTTAAGTTCGATACCGCCACGTGCTGATTGATAAACCGTAATGGTTACTTTTAAAGGGTCAATTGCGTATACAACATCGTCTGCAATACGTGCAGCGAGCGTCTCGCAGAAGCTTCCTTCGTCACGATAAGACCAGAGATAAAATTTCAGAGATTTAGACTCGATGCATTTCTCATCAGGTACGTAAGAAATCTCAACTCGACCAAAGTCAGGTTGTCCTGTTTTAGGGCAAACCGCTGTAAATTCAAGTGCATTAAACGTAATTTCTTGTACGTTCGGTGCATCGAATGATTCGTTTTTTATCACTTCTCTTGCTTGCTCCACACTCTCTGGGCGAGGCATCGGACCAGAAGAGGGTAGCCAAGCTTTATCCATACTATTCATTAATAATCCTCCTTTAGTTTTGATGAAGCAGGAAGGTTACGAACTGCTGTCATTCAACGTTGTCTATTATAACAGAGGAACTTTCCAATGCGAAGTTGGAAGTTCAGGCCAAATTTATTAGTTTAGCTTTTAACATAAAGGGAAAGTAAAAAAATAGCTAAGCAAACTAAGAAAGATAATAGGAGGAATCATCATGCAAACAACGACTACGACTGTAAATAATGAAAAGAATGGTAAGCTTGTAAAAGGTATTTTGGTAGGTGCTATTGTAGGTGGCGCGGTAGCGATGCTTGATTCAACTACTAGAAATAAAGTGAGATCATCAGCAGGCACGTTCAAGGACTCTTCAAAAGGATTTTATACTCGTGTGAAAGAAAATCCGAGCGAAGTGAAAGACGACTGGATGGATCGGATTCAATCAGCTTCTTCTGTTTTAAAAGAAGCAATGAATGATGCTCAAGCCCTCTATGAAAAGGTGAATGATGATGTGGTAGACCAGGTGAATCAAGTGAAAGAAGATTCAACTGAAGTCCTTTCTTCAGCAAGAGAAGCAAGTGAAGATCTCAAGGATATTGGAAGTAAAGTGAAGGATGCTGGTCAGGAAGTAACAGATTCGAATGAAAATGAATATGAGCCAACAAACATTCCTGGCAGTGAAACGCGTACACCTGGTAGCACAACAGTGAACCCGAAGACATCTCCAAATACTACACTTTAATTTAGTGAGATTGTTAATTCCCCCAAATATGAAAAAGACTTCCGCTTATTATTGCGGAAGTCTTTTTTTTTTAATAAATGTAAGATGCACCAATGATAATCAAAAGAATAAACAAAACTACGATTAACGCGAAACCTTGACCGTATCCATATCCACTCATCGTCTCGTTCCTCCCGTCAATATGTGTCGCTTCCTTACTAACCTATGTGGAAGAGTAAGATTGGGGACATAGGCAAACGCCCTTTTTAAAGAAGGGAGTTATATGGACCGCATCGCAACTGCAGGAAAATCAGTAAATATTGCGGAACATCCCGTTTTTTTGAGCGCAGCTATTTGATGAGGATCATTGACAGTAAAAGCACGAACAGGGATACCGCGCTTATGTGTATTAGTTATAAAATACTCATCAATCGCACCATACTCAATGTGGATACTATTGGCACCAACTCGTTGAAGATAATCCCACGGCTCAACTAACTTTTCCATGAGGAGAATAGCGGTTTCAACTTTGCAGCCTTTTTGAGTGAGCCGCTGAATACTATAGTGATTAAAGGAAGAGATAATGGTTCGATCATAAAGCTGATAATGTGTCAGCAATTCAAGTACCTTTGTTTCTAAGTGGTCATAAGGAAATTGACCATTTTTTAGCTCTATATTCAACATAAGGGAGGTGGAAGTAATCCATTCTAAAACGCTTTTTAGAGAAGGTATAGAGTTTCCCTGGAAGCGACTTGAGAAAGCTTGACCGGCGTCTAGTCGAACTAAATCTTCGTATAGGAAGTCTTTTACAAAACCAATGCCATTTGTCGTACGCTCTAGTCGTTCATCATGAATTACAACAGGTACAAGGTCTTTCGTTAATTGAACATCGAGCTCGATTCCTTGAGCACCAGCTTTATGAGCCGCTTGAAAAGAAATGAGTGTATTTTCAGGGTGTGTACCTGACGAACCTCTATGTCCATAAATATGGAAAGAAGACATATGTCACCTCTCTTTAGCTAAGGTTAATTGATCTATGTATGGTATTCGTGCTTTCACATGGATCTCCTTGTCATTTCTACTTCTAAGCTTTTCTCCTATTCGAATAAACGAGTTAAGCGTTTGAGTTGCATACATGCTAGATGGGAAGAAAGGAGGAGAAATTTTGTTTAAGGGATTTGAATTACCAGAAGCTCACGCTCATTATTTTAAAGGGAATTTAGAAAAGCGGTTTAATCATCAGCATTTTCAGATTTTAGGATTCAGTTTTCCTATAAACGGCAGCTCTTTTGATCAGCATGTTCATCGAATTGAAGGGATAACGATAGAAGAGGAAGGCCATCAACATCGCTATAGCGTAGAATCTGGACCACCCATTTTATTAGCAAAGGGTGGTCATTATCATAAGTTTAGCGGGGAAACGGTGTCAAAAGAAAACCACGAACATTATTTTTCAGGAGAAACGAGTCTTCCTATAGGGAATTATCCCTTGAATTGGTAAAAGGCGATGCAGTGCATCGCTTCTTTTACATTTTAATTTCGCGCTTGTTTTGATAGAACGTAAAGGCAAGTGCCCCTATTAAAATGGTCCCTTTAATAATATCCTGAGCATAGTAAGGAACATTTAACATCGTTAATCCATTGAGAAGAATGCCGATCAAGACAGCCCCTACAAAAGTACCGAGTGCGTTTGGTTTACCAGCACCGAGTACAGAATAGCCAATTAATGCTGCAGCCACACCGTCCATTAGAAGTGGGGCGCCAGCAGAAACCTGGCCTGTACCAATACGAGATGCGAGTACAATGCCAGCAATACTAGCAAATAGTCCGCTTAACACATAAGCGAGAGTACGGTATCGCTGCACAGCAACTCCTGAAAGCCTTGCTGCTTCGCGATTACTTCCTGTCATATAAAGCAATCGACCAGCACGCGTATACGTAAGGAAAAGGTGAACCAATATGACACAAAAAATCATAAAAATAGCGGGGAACGGGACGCCTGCTATTTCCCCTTGTCCAATAAAGAGAAATGAGGGGATAAACTTGCCTGGTGCCGTTGTACCGTCATCCATTGGCATATTATTGTAGATTGAAAAGCCTTTTGTGTAAGTTAATTGAATACCATTTACAATATACATGACAGCAAGTGTTGCAAGAAGATCAGGGATTCTGATTTTGATTGTAATGAATGCGTTGATCAAACCAATGACTATTCCTAAAAGAATCGGGATAAGAAGGGCTATAAGAAGCTCCTGTCTATACCATACGAGGGAGGCAGCACTTGCAATGGTTGCTAAACTAACTGTCGATCCAACTGAAAGGTCAAATCCTCCTACAATAAGTGTAAACGTTACCCCGAGTGCAACAAGCGTAACAATCGAGATGGACCGAAGTATATCAGCGAAATTACTATAGGTTAGAAACCGATCGTTCAACAAGGTGAAACTTACAATAAGCGCTAATATGACGAGCAGTGTGCCGTATTTCACAAAAAAATGAACTATTTTATTTTTAAAAGGTGTGACGAGAGCATTTTGTTTCTGTGTATGTGCTAATTCAGCTGCTGATTTCAATTGTTGTACCTCCTGTTGCTGCTTGCATAATGGCTGATTGATTCATGTTATCACCAGTTAAGGTCGCTGTGATTTCTCCGTCGTACATAACAAGAATTTTATCGGAAATCTCCAAAAGCTCATCGATTTCACTTGAAAAATAGAGAATCCCTTTTCCTTCATCAGCGAGTTGCTTTATGAGAGACAATACCTCAGATTTAGCTTTAACGTCGATGCCTTTAGTAGGTTCATCAAATAGAAATACGTTTCGATTTGCATCTAACCACTTTCCGATCGCCGCCTTTTGTTGATTTCCTCCACTCAGGTGATGAATCGGTTGCCGAGTGGAAGAAGCTTTTATACCAAGCTGATTGATTTGGTTGGACGCATAATTTTCTTCTTTCTTACGGTTGAGTAGGCCATTTTTTGAGTGACGGCGTAATGAAGGAAGCGTCAAATTATCTGATAACGAAAAATCCAGTAAAATCCCTGTTTTTCTTCTTTCTTCAGGTATAAGGCAAACACCCGCATTAATGGCGTCACTAGGAGAGCGAAAACGATACGTACGATTATGAAGGTGAATCTTCCCTTTTTGAGGCTTTGAGGCGCCAAATAAGGATAAGGCGGTTTCGGATTTACCCGCACCTACAAGTCCTGCGACGCCAATGATTTCTCCATGATTTAATTCCAAATTGATATTTTTTTCGGTTTCTGGAACATGAACATTCTCAGCTCGAAATAACGTGTGGTTTGATACTTGTCTTTTTCGTTCTTTCTTATTTCCAATCGCTGAACCAAGCATATTGGTAATAATCTCATCGGCTGATACCGCCTTTGTTTCAGCTGTGAGATGAACTTTACCATCACGTAAAATCGTAAATCGATCGCTTATTTCTTCGATTTCAGGCATACGGTGAGAAATATAGATAATACCGACACCTTTCTTTTTTAAGCTGTTAATCAGGTGGAATAAAAGTTGTGTTTCTTCTATGCTAAGTGGCGCGGTAGGTTCATCAAGGATTAAGTATTGAACATCATGAGCCATTGCACGAGCGATCAGAATCAGTTGTTTTTCCGAGAGTGTGCAATCGGAAGCAAGCTTATCTGGATTCAAAGGGATCCCCAGTGTCGCTAGTAATTGCTTTGTTTTTTTGCGCTCTTTTTTAGATGAGTAAAGTTTAAAAGGAGATTGATTAACGGAATCAGCCCAAATATTTTCTGCTACCGAAAGGGCAGGAAAGAGAGCCGTATCCACTTCTTGTACAACAATGCCAATGCCTGCTTTTTTGGCATCAGAAGGAGTTCGAATTGATAAGGGTTGCCCGTTATATGAAATTGAACCGCTGTCCCGTTCATAGTCCCCACAGACAATTTTCATTAGCGTGCTTTTTCCTGCTCCGTTTGTACCTAATAAGGCGTGCACTTCACCGGCATGAATCGTGAATGAGACGTTTTTTAATACAGTCGTACTGCCAAATGATTTAGATATATTATGAATCGTTAATTGGTTCATTTAGTGTCTGCCTCTTCAACGCGTTTTTCCATCCATGGTGATGTGGCAGCGTCAGATGAACCCCATCCGTCAACGTATTCCCCAAGCTTATCCATGGAGATCGTTTCTTCAGGTAAATCGGACTGCTTTACAAGATGAGGATCAAGTGAAAAGATGTCAGGTGCATCTTCTCCAGCGATTTTTTGATAAGCAAAACGAACTTGAACACGTCCAACTTCAGCTGGATCAGTTGCAGCTGATGATAGCCACGGGCTATTTTCCTTCTGCATCATTTGGAGGTCTTCATCACTCATATCAATGCCATAAACCTTGATTTCGTCTCTGCCTGCTTGCTCGATCGCTCGAGTCGCGCCTTTAGCAAATTCATCCCATGGAGCAAATACAGCGTCAATGTCTCCTTTGTTTGGGTATTGCTTTAGAATCGTTTCCATTTGTGTCTGGGTATCAAGAGCTGTATTAGCGCTTGCCGTTCCGAATTTAGCGATTTCCTTAATTCCTGGATAGCGCTCCTGGAATGCCTCGTAGATGACATTTCGTCGTTCCATCGGTGCAAATCCTCCAACCCAAACGTATACAATATTGCCTTCGCCGTTAAGGTCTTGAGCAAGTTTTTTCAGCGTGTCCCACGCGAGGCTATAATCATCCTGATCGATGACGGTAACGCCTGGGACATTAATATCACTATCAAAAACGACAACAGGAATCCCTTTCTCTACTGCTTTTTTCACTCCTGGTTCCAGTGCGTCTGCTCGTCCGTGATCGATTAAGATGGCATCGACATTCTGATTGATCGCTGTATCAAGATGTGTCGCCATCTTTGAAAGATCATTATCAGCATTATAAACCTGGACACTTCCTCCAAACTTTTCAACCTGATCTTCAACCCCTTTGACATATTGGGAAGAGAATGTTCCAAGAGAAGCTTGCATAATCGCAGCAATCTTTATCGGTTTTTGCACCTCTTTTGGAATGTCAGATGAAGTTTGCGATGTTTCGTCTTGCGTTTTTGAGGCAGTCTCATTTGTTTCATTATTGCTTGCTTCAGGTTCACTTACAGCATCTTGCTCACTTGTGCATGCGGCAAGAACGAAGAGAAGAAGAATGGATAACATAAGTCCTAAACGTTTCATGAATGTACCTCCGTGTTTTCAATATCTGGTAAAGTAAGATGAGCAAGGTTTTCTTCGAATGGTGTTCGAATGATGCCGTGTTCTGTAATGATTCCTTTGATTAAGCGATGTGGCGTTACGTCAAATGCAGGATTGAAAATCTCAATATTTTCAGCCGCGACGCGCTCTCCTTGATAGTGTGTGATTTCTTTTGAATCACGCTCCTCAATCGGAATGGCATCTCCATTAGGAATCGAATAGTCAATCGTTGAAATGGGTGCTGCAATATAAAAGGGAACATTGTAAGCCTGAGCGATATGAGCAAGGCCGAGCGTGCCGATTTTGTTAGCTGTGTCTCCGTTGGCTGCAATTCGATCCGCACCGACTATTACCGCTGCGATTTTCTTTGTTTTTAAGACGTGCGCCGCCATGCTATCCGTAATAAGCGTTACGTCGATACCGGCACGTTCAAGTTCCCATGCGGTTAGTCGAGCACCCTGGAGAACGGGTCTCGTTTCCGTTGCAATCGCGGAAATCGTGAGGCCGTTTTGCTTAGCCAAGTGGAGCGGAGCAAGGGCAGTTCCATATTTCGCTGTTGCAATTCCGCCTGCGTTGCAGTGGGTGAGAATGGTATCGCCATCCTTCAATAGTTTAAGTCCGTGTTCTCCGATACGTTGACAGACAAGTTCATCTTCTTTATGGATAAGTAACGCTTCGTGAAGAATCGCGTCTTTCATTTTTTCGACAGTTGATAAAGGAAGAGTCACACGAACAATGCGATCGATCGCCCATGAGAGATTCACGGCAGTTGGGCGAGAAGATGAGAGGTATTCTCCTTGCTTAAGTAACTCTGCTTTAAAAGTTGATGGTTCGGTTGTTTCTGCGTGTTGACTCCAGAGAACAAGACCATACGAAGCCGCAATTCCAATCGCTGGTGCACCGCGCACGACGAGGGAAGATATGCTATTCCAAACATCTTCGATCGCCGTCTGTTTGAGATAGCTTTCTTGATGTGGTAATTTACGCTGATCAAGCAGTAAAAGGTGATCTCCTTTCCACTGAAGAGATGGGATAGTCATTTAAACGCCCTCCTTAATCGTATCGATGTAATATTTAATCGAATCGATGTTCTTTCGATTTAAAATGAGTTTTTTTCCAAGTGTTAAAGCTCTTCTTTCCACTGCTAGTTTTACTTCTGGATCAGTAATCGTCTCAATTTCTTCTACATGAGCAAGTCCAATCGTTCTTCGGATGATTTTACAACCAGCAAAACCAATACTATCGACAAAAATAGACTGAAGATGAGTATTGAGATAACCTCTGGAATAGCGGTTATCTTCTGAAAGGTGGGTGTCCCAAAGGGAGCGGAACGTAGAGTCAAATACGGTCCAAACTTCAGTGATAACACCAAAGAGATAGGCTAGATATCCGTCTTTTTCTTCCTCGGTTCGATGGGCTTCCTGGGAGAGAATGCTAAGCGTAATATTGGCAATAAAAGCCCCAACATCAAATCCCGCTGGGCCATAGAAAGCAAATTCCGGATCGAT encodes the following:
- a CDS encoding S1C family serine protease: MGYYDNNETRMKQTKSGRNWFLSSTFGAIVGASIMLVAAPYVSNTDQPSTNQDAVTASGNVETSNVAYNVSSDITSAVQKAQDAVVSITSYQSGGFSLEDPSGQSGQAASSGSGVIYKNEGGKAYVVTNNHVVEGASSVEVTLSNEKKAEAKVLGTDALMDLAVLEIYAKDVEAVAELGSSSNLQTGEPAIAVGNPLGFLEGSVTQGIISNPSRTIPVDLDQNGQPDYEADVIQTDASINPGNSGGALINIKGQLIGINSSKIAEETVEGIGFAIPIEDAQPIIEQLEMTGEVKRPVMGVTPASLAEVPTQYWTGTLNLPEDVESGVVLMGIAPNSPASEAGLKEGDVVIKLDDTEVKDSASLRKYLYSNKEVGDKMEVTFYRDGQQQTVTMTLANQNGL
- a CDS encoding queuosine precursor transporter, translating into MKNQFIDRNLVLFNVLFATSIVIANVLAGKVVMIGSFVIPAAVVMYAFSFLFTDIIHEKYGKEEAKRTVQYGFIAQIFASIMIYLGMLLPVAPFAADTQAAYEILLGQNYRFVLASLAAYLVSQHVDVYVFSLLKKRTSDRHKWLRNNVSTFTSQLLDTTIFITIAFAGTVPNLWVMVLSQFVIKMALALLDTPVFYLLTRLTDTKQQVNNQNPLDA
- the queF gene encoding preQ(1) synthase, coding for MNSMDKAWLPSSGPMPRPESVEQAREVIKNESFDAPNVQEITFNALEFTAVCPKTGQPDFGRVEISYVPDEKCIESKSLKFYLWSYRDEGSFCETLAARIADDVVYAIDPLKVTITVYQSARGGIELKTTAIREKATQ
- a CDS encoding YtxH domain-containing protein, translated to MQTTTTTVNNEKNGKLVKGILVGAIVGGAVAMLDSTTRNKVRSSAGTFKDSSKGFYTRVKENPSEVKDDWMDRIQSASSVLKEAMNDAQALYEKVNDDVVDQVNQVKEDSTEVLSSAREASEDLKDIGSKVKDAGQEVTDSNENEYEPTNIPGSETRTPGSTTVNPKTSPNTTL
- a CDS encoding YjcZ family sporulation protein yields the protein MSGYGYGQGFALIVVLFILLIIIGASYIY
- a CDS encoding glycerophosphodiester phosphodiesterase; its protein translation is MSSFHIYGHRGSSGTHPENTLISFQAAHKAGAQGIELDVQLTKDLVPVVIHDERLERTTNGIGFVKDFLYEDLVRLDAGQAFSSRFQGNSIPSLKSVLEWITSTSLMLNIELKNGQFPYDHLETKVLELLTHYQLYDRTIISSFNHYSIQRLTQKGCKVETAILLMEKLVEPWDYLQRVGANSIHIEYGAIDEYFITNTHKRGIPVRAFTVNDPHQIAALKKTGCSAIFTDFPAVAMRSI
- a CDS encoding YmaF family protein, whose translation is MFKGFELPEAHAHYFKGNLEKRFNHQHFQILGFSFPINGSSFDQHVHRIEGITIEEEGHQHRYSVESGPPILLAKGGHYHKFSGETVSKENHEHYFSGETSLPIGNYPLNW
- a CDS encoding ABC transporter permease; this translates as MVHFFVKYGTLLVILALIVSFTLLNDRFLTYSNFADILRSISIVTLVALGVTFTLIVGGFDLSVGSTVSLATIASAASLVWYRQELLIALLIPILLGIVIGLINAFITIKIRIPDLLATLAVMYIVNGIQLTYTKGFSIYNNMPMDDGTTAPGKFIPSFLFIGQGEIAGVPFPAIFMIFCVILVHLFLTYTRAGRLLYMTGSNREAARLSGVAVQRYRTLAYVLSGLFASIAGIVLASRIGTGQVSAGAPLLMDGVAAALIGYSVLGAGKPNALGTFVGAVLIGILLNGLTMLNVPYYAQDIIKGTILIGALAFTFYQNKREIKM
- a CDS encoding sugar ABC transporter ATP-binding protein, translating into MNQLTIHNISKSFGSTTVLKNVSFTIHAGEVHALLGTNGAGKSTLMKIVCGDYERDSGSISYNGQPLSIRTPSDAKKAGIGIVVQEVDTALFPALSVAENIWADSVNQSPFKLYSSKKERKKTKQLLATLGIPLNPDKLASDCTLSEKQLILIARAMAHDVQYLILDEPTAPLSIEETQLLFHLINSLKKKGVGIIYISHRMPEIEEISDRFTILRDGKVHLTAETKAVSADEIITNMLGSAIGNKKERKRQVSNHTLFRAENVHVPETEKNINLELNHGEIIGVAGLVGAGKSETALSLFGASKPQKGKIHLHNRTYRFRSPSDAINAGVCLIPEERRKTGILLDFSLSDNLTLPSLRRHSKNGLLNRKKEENYASNQINQLGIKASSTRQPIHHLSGGNQQKAAIGKWLDANRNVFLFDEPTKGIDVKAKSEVLSLIKQLADEGKGILYFSSEIDELLEISDKILVMYDGEITATLTGDNMNQSAIMQAATGGTTIEISS
- a CDS encoding sugar ABC transporter substrate-binding protein, coding for MKRLGLMLSILLLFVLAACTSEQDAVSEPEASNNETNETASKTQDETSQTSSDIPKEVQKPIKIAAIMQASLGTFSSQYVKGVEDQVEKFGGSVQVYNADNDLSKMATHLDTAINQNVDAILIDHGRADALEPGVKKAVEKGIPVVVFDSDINVPGVTVIDQDDYSLAWDTLKKLAQDLNGEGNIVYVWVGGFAPMERRNVIYEAFQERYPGIKEIAKFGTASANTALDTQTQMETILKQYPNKGDIDAVFAPWDEFAKGATRAIEQAGRDEIKVYGIDMSDEDLQMMQKENSPWLSSAATDPAEVGRVQVRFAYQKIAGEDAPDIFSLDPHLVKQSDLPEETISMDKLGEYVDGWGSSDAATSPWMEKRVEEADTK
- the mtnA gene encoding S-methyl-5-thioribose-1-phosphate isomerase codes for the protein MTIPSLQWKGDHLLLLDQRKLPHQESYLKQTAIEDVWNSISSLVVRGAPAIGIAASYGLVLWSQHAETTEPSTFKAELLKQGEYLSSSRPTAVNLSWAIDRIVRVTLPLSTVEKMKDAILHEALLIHKEDELVCQRIGEHGLKLLKDGDTILTHCNAGGIATAKYGTALAPLHLAKQNGLTISAIATETRPVLQGARLTAWELERAGIDVTLITDSMAAHVLKTKKIAAVIVGADRIAANGDTANKIGTLGLAHIAQAYNVPFYIAAPISTIDYSIPNGDAIPIEERDSKEITHYQGERVAAENIEIFNPAFDVTPHRLIKGIITEHGIIRTPFEENLAHLTLPDIENTEVHS